The following proteins come from a genomic window of Liolophura sinensis isolate JHLJ2023 chromosome 13, CUHK_Ljap_v2, whole genome shotgun sequence:
- the LOC135480869 gene encoding mucin-2-like, giving the protein MEATEATEATEATDTTFRMTVLGVAVMWKTALCLVVIFQVSQSQDGFCPDVCSCTDGVVRCYLYDLTQFPSELPVNAEHLSIFQMAINSIPPRAFADLPRLRQLRIYNGRIGRISPCAFYGVNGLESLSIFNVELGTIDKYAFSDLTDVGEFNIYTSNIVNVDSYAFYNVNSIRSFNVHTNNITVINSHAFYDVSRVESFFLYGNNVSTLRNSAFANSQISSMNMHTNSIENLECGTIDSLKANISSSFQFYSNQLFCGCNIAWLLQEETKLLLLDDRGPLRCFGPSGFTTINNILDLNANMLPCDGQASRQQAARCSPPRVVGPAPVCGLSNGQPLPPDFIPEPTTGRERQQTRPQPPWRRTTVRRVTTTTTPTTTTTPTTTTSTTTTTTPVPTTTTTTTTTTTPAPTTTTTTPAPTTTTTTPAPTTTTTTTPAPTTTTTTTTTTTTTTTPAPTTTATTTTTPAPTTTTTPPSTTTTSAPTTTVTTTTTTPTPTTTTTTPSTTTPTTPTPTTTVTTTTPTPTTPTTPTTPTTPTTPTTPTTTPSSATTTTTETSTTSTISTTENSSPSSSTTTTERRRPTQPAGARQRPATPPGTRAGASERVSGQTVTRAPGTPRQQSTVPRAPPSPATLSNVQTITTTPSAQRARTNATTPPSTSTSPVNITNSQEANSTTSTPLITNTTASTTTPASSGNQTLTNSTTLSTTTENPSESNFTTNPASWNASTTDSSQNTTGEWSTTVNSTSSSAVTNQTLSTPNGTEASQAPRTNSTTSLPGFDNATTQETGWTSSNDSITTESNNNTASTLEALQETTVTLQEIISRQSSSGTTWTQTATSEDYTTWQTTDSSSITAGETTQSAPRLGSSRRPQESNNPRARGNSSSDPDNNQVGQEDPHEIEGNSPHIKGEVNERISKSKSVNSTNSTREESSLKVTKAPDDLKEVTLDSKYSTSALESSSADYSTSVVTTDDYLSSQVTTLEENLEHLKNETVTLKPKQ; this is encoded by the coding sequence GTGCTTGGTGTGGCAGTGATGTGGAAGACCGCCTTGTGTCTCGTAGTCATCTTTCAAGTATCTCAGTCTCAGGACGGCTTTTGCCCGGACGTATGCTCATGTACAGATGGGGTGGTGCGTTGTTACTTGTATGACCTTACGCAGTTCCCAAGCGAGCTGCCGGTCAACGCCGAACACCTATCAATCTTCCAGATGGCCATTAATTCCATTCCGCCAAGGGCGTTTGCCGACCTGCCACGACTGCGCCAACTCCGGATATACAACGGCCGGATTGGCAGAATCAGCCCATGTGCTTTCTATGGCGTCAACGGTCTGGAAAGTCTTTCCATATTCAACGTAGAACTCGGTACAATCGACAAGTACGCCTTCAGCGATCTCACCGACGTCGGCGAGTTCAACATTTACACGTCGAACATTGTGAACGTCGACAGCTACGCGTTCTACAACGTCAACAGCATTCGCTCCTTCAACGTTCACACGAACAACATTACTGTGATCAACAGCCATGCCTTCTACGATGTTAGCAGAGTGGAATCGTTTTTCCTGTACGGAAACAACGTCAGTACACTGAGGAATTCCGCCTTCGCAAACTCTCAGATATCCTCCATGAACATGCATACGAATTCCATAGAGAACCTCGAATGCGGGACAATTGATTCTTTGAAAGCTAACATTTCGTCGTCGTTCCAGTTCTACTCCAACCAGCTGTTCTGTGGTTGCAATATTGCCTGGTTGCTACAAGAGGAAACCAAACTACTATTGTTGGATGATCGAGGACCTCTGAGGTGCTTCGGGCCCTCCGGTTTCACAACTATTAACAATATACTTGACTTAAACGCCAACATGTTACCGTGTGATGGACAGGCTAGCAGACAACAAGCTGCACGGTGCAGTCCGCCAAGAGTTGTCGGACCTGCTCCGGTATGTGGTTTGTCAAATGGCCAACCTTTGCCTCCGGACTTCATACCCGAGCCAACTACAGGGAGAGAGCGACAACAGACTAGGCCGCAACCGCCCTGGCGTAGAACCACAGTAAGACGTGTGACTACGACCACaactccaacaacaacaacaacaccgacGACTACGACCTCCACAACGACCACTACCACTCCCGTACCAACGACAactacaacaactacaacaactacaacacctGCACCAACCACTACAACTACAACACCTGCACCAACCACTACAACTACAACACCAGcgcccacaacaacaacaactacaacgcCTGCACCAACTACTACAACGACCACAACGACTACAACTACCACCACGACTACGCCGGCTCCCACTAcgactgcaacaacaacaacaacacctgcACCGACGACAACCACAACACCCCCATCAACCACAACTACATCTGCTCCAACTACGACAgtaacaacaacgacaaccaCACCTACTCCAACGACAACCACTACAACGCcttcaacaacaacgccaactaCACCCACACCTACTACTACAGTGACGACAACTACTCCTACACCAACGACTccaacaacaccaacaacacCAACAACTCCAACAACACCCACCACTCCAACCACGACACCAAGTTCTGCTACAACCACTACCACAGAAACGTCCACGACATCAACTATATCTACCACAGAAAATTCTTCTCCTAGCTCTTCAACAACAACGACTGAGAGACGCCGCCCAACTCAGCCTGCCGGGGCAAGACAAAGGCCAGCGACTCCACCAGGCACCAGAGCCGGTGCCTCCGAGAGGGTGTCAGGTCAAACTGTTACCAGGGCACCAGGCACACCTAGACAACAATCCACTGTTCCCAGGGCACCCCCAAGCCCAGCCACCCTGTCCAATGTGCAGACGATAACCACAACACCATCAGCTCAACGCGCACGGACAAATGCAACTACCCCACCTTCGACGTCCACATCTCCTGTAAACATCACAAATTCTCAAGAAGCAAACTCAACGACCTCTACGCCATTGATTACAAACACGACTGCTTCAACAACAACGCCAGCTTCGAGCGGTAACCAAACCCTGACCAACTCAACGACGCTAAGCACAACGACTGAAAATCCTTCGGAGTCGAATTTTACTACCAATCCTGCATCATGGAATGCATCTACAACAGACTCTTCTCAAAACACAACAGGGGAGTGGTCAACAACAGTGAATTCCACCTCATCGTCAGCTGTGACTAACCAAACGCTCTCGACGCCAAATGGAACAGAGGCTTCCCAAGCACCCAGAACGAACTCGACAACATCACTACCGGGCTTTGATAATGCCACAACACAAGAGACCGGCTGGACGTCTTCAAACGATTCCATCACAACTGAGTCAAACAACAACACTGCATCGACTCTAGAAGCCCTTCAAGAGACCACTGTCACACTGCAGGAGATTATATCCCGCCAGTCGTCTTCTGGAACAACTTGGACACAGACGGCGACTAGTGAAGACTACACGACTTGGCAAACCACAGATTCATCGTCTATAACAGCCGGAGAGACGACGCAAAGTGCCCCACGCCTGGGATCCAGTCGACGACCCCAGGAGAGTAACAACCCGCGGGCTCGGGGAAATAGCTCGTCGGACCCAGACAATAACCAGGTGGGTCAGGAAGACCCTCACGAAATCGAAGGCAACAGTCCGCACATCAAAGGTGAAGTAAACGAACGCATTTCCAAGTCCAAGAGCGTCAACAGCACTAATTCTACACGCGAGGAAAGCAGTTTAAAAGTGACGAAAGCACCGGACGACTTGAAGGAGGTAACCCTTGACTCCAAATATTCCACGAGTGCGCTGGAGTCATCTTCTGCGGATTATTCCACTTCTGTCGTCACAACCGATGATTACTTATCGTCACAAGTTACTACTCTCGAGGAAAATCTAGAACATCTTAAAAATGAGACTGTAACATTGAAACCAAAGCAGTGA